From Kineosporia succinea, the proteins below share one genomic window:
- the hutU gene encoding urocanate hydratase, with the protein MSGPRPVKAPTGTTLTARSWQTEAPLRMLQNNLDPDVAERPDDLVVYGGTGRAARDWNSYDAMIRTLTTLREDETMLVQSGKPVGVMRTHEWAPRVLIANSNLVGDWSNWPEFRRLEKLGLTMYGQMTAGSWIYIGTQGILQGTYETFAAVAAKRFNGTLAGTLTLTGGAGGMGGAQPLSVTLNDGVCLIVDVDPTRLKRRVETRYLDEIATDMDDAIERVVAAKAARKPLSVGLVGNCATVFPELLRRGVPIDIVTDQTSAHDPLSYLPEGVELGDWHDYAAAKPEEFTDRARAAMAKHVEAMVGFMDAGAEVFDYGNSIRDEARQGGYQRAFEFPGFVPAYIRPLFSEGKGPFRWAALSGDPKDIAVTDKAVLDLFPENEHLHRWIKAAGEKVAFQGLPARICWLGYGERDKAGLRFNELVASGEISAPLVIGRDHLDSGSVASPYRETEAMLDGSDAIADWPLLNAMINTASGATWVSLHHGGGVGIGRSLHAGQVTVADGTALAAQKLERVLTNDPGMGVIRHVDAGYDIADRVAAERGVRVPMREGEA; encoded by the coding sequence ATTTCCGGGCCGCGTCCGGTTAAGGCGCCCACCGGCACCACCCTGACCGCCCGCAGCTGGCAGACCGAGGCCCCGCTGCGGATGCTGCAGAACAACCTGGACCCCGACGTCGCCGAGCGCCCCGACGACCTGGTCGTCTACGGCGGCACCGGCCGCGCGGCCCGGGACTGGAACAGCTACGACGCGATGATCCGCACGCTGACCACGCTGCGCGAGGACGAGACCATGCTCGTCCAGTCGGGCAAGCCGGTCGGCGTCATGCGCACCCACGAGTGGGCGCCGCGCGTGCTGATCGCCAACTCCAACCTGGTCGGCGACTGGTCCAACTGGCCCGAGTTCCGCCGCCTGGAGAAGCTCGGCCTGACCATGTACGGCCAGATGACGGCCGGTTCGTGGATCTACATCGGCACCCAGGGCATCCTGCAGGGCACCTACGAGACGTTCGCCGCCGTCGCCGCCAAGCGCTTCAACGGAACGCTGGCCGGCACCCTCACGCTGACCGGCGGCGCCGGTGGCATGGGCGGCGCGCAGCCGCTGTCGGTGACGCTGAACGACGGTGTCTGCCTGATCGTGGACGTCGACCCGACCCGTCTCAAGCGGCGCGTCGAGACCCGCTACCTCGACGAGATCGCCACCGACATGGACGACGCGATCGAGCGGGTCGTCGCCGCCAAGGCCGCTCGTAAGCCGTTGTCCGTCGGTCTCGTCGGCAACTGCGCCACCGTCTTCCCGGAGCTGCTGCGCCGCGGGGTGCCGATCGACATCGTCACCGACCAGACCTCGGCGCACGACCCGCTGTCGTACCTGCCCGAGGGCGTCGAGCTCGGCGACTGGCACGACTACGCCGCCGCCAAGCCCGAGGAGTTCACCGACCGGGCCCGCGCGGCGATGGCCAAGCACGTCGAGGCGATGGTCGGGTTCATGGACGCCGGCGCCGAGGTGTTCGACTACGGCAACTCGATCCGTGACGAGGCCCGGCAGGGCGGCTACCAGCGGGCTTTCGAGTTCCCGGGCTTCGTGCCGGCCTACATCCGGCCGCTGTTCAGCGAGGGCAAGGGGCCGTTCCGCTGGGCGGCGCTGTCCGGAGACCCCAAGGACATCGCGGTCACCGACAAGGCCGTGCTCGACCTGTTCCCGGAGAACGAGCACCTGCACCGCTGGATCAAGGCGGCCGGCGAGAAGGTCGCGTTCCAGGGCCTGCCCGCGCGGATCTGCTGGCTCGGCTACGGCGAGCGGGACAAGGCCGGTCTGCGCTTCAACGAGCTCGTGGCCTCCGGCGAGATCAGCGCCCCGCTGGTGATCGGCCGTGACCACCTGGACTCCGGCTCGGTGGCCTCGCCGTACCGCGAGACCGAGGCGATGCTCGACGGTTCCGACGCGATCGCCGACTGGCCGCTGCTCAACGCCATGATTAACACCGCGTCCGGCGCCACCTGGGTCTCGCTGCACCACGGCGGCGGCGTGGGCATCGGGCGCTCCCTGCACGCCGGTCAGGTCACGGTGGCCGACGGCACCGCGCTGGCCGCTCAGAAGCTCGAGCGGGTGCTCACGAACGACCCGGGCATGGGTGTGATCCGGCACGTGGACGCGGGTTACGACATCGCCGACCGGGTCGCCGCCGAGCGCGGCGTCCGGGTGCCGATGCGCGAGGGTGAGGCGTGA
- a CDS encoding IclR family transcriptional regulator — MTKPPAATRALAILRLLARAPGPLPAGALARELGLPRSTVYHLLEAMTEQGFVTHLPEEQRYGLGVAAFEIGSAYTRQEPLQRLSRLVLSRLVDAVGHTAHLGVLHGREVLYLIEERAPGRPPLVTDVGVRLPSERTASGRAMLAALPAAQVRALFPTREAFGPDGPQSLPELRRVLAGVRGAGFAEEVDEVTAGFSSVAVAVLDHTGHPAAAVAVTFSSDTMTDDARSRLVASIRAAASALERRLHGGRA, encoded by the coding sequence GTGACGAAACCTCCGGCCGCGACCCGGGCCCTCGCGATCCTGCGGCTGCTGGCCCGGGCTCCCGGCCCGCTGCCCGCCGGGGCGCTGGCCCGTGAGCTCGGCCTGCCCCGCAGCACCGTCTACCACCTGCTCGAGGCCATGACCGAGCAGGGGTTCGTGACCCACCTGCCCGAGGAGCAGCGGTACGGGCTGGGGGTCGCGGCGTTCGAGATCGGCTCCGCGTACACCCGCCAGGAGCCGTTGCAGCGTCTGTCCCGGCTGGTGCTCTCGCGGCTGGTGGACGCGGTGGGCCACACCGCCCATCTGGGGGTGCTGCACGGCCGGGAGGTGCTCTACCTGATCGAGGAGCGCGCCCCCGGACGTCCGCCGCTGGTCACCGACGTGGGGGTGCGGCTGCCGAGTGAGCGCACGGCCAGCGGTCGCGCGATGCTCGCGGCGCTGCCCGCGGCCCAGGTACGGGCGCTGTTCCCGACCCGCGAGGCGTTCGGCCCGGACGGCCCGCAGAGCCTGCCCGAGCTGCGGCGGGTGCTGGCGGGGGTGCGCGGGGCCGGGTTCGCCGAGGAGGTGGACGAGGTCACGGCCGGGTTTTCGTCGGTGGCGGTCGCGGTGCTCGACCACACCGGGCACCCGGCGGCGGCGGTGGCGGTCACCTTCTCGAGCGACACGATGACGGACGACGCGAGGTCGCGTCTGGTCGCGTCGATCCGGGCGGCCGCCTCAGCCCTGGAACGGCGGTTGCACGGCGGCCGGGCCTGA
- a CDS encoding allantoate amidohydrolase → MSFARRWAELDPVGRAASGGYRRFAWTREDATLREWFASEVGALGLDLTLDRAGNQWAWWGDPDAAPGIVTGSHLDSVPDGGAFDGPLGVVSALTAVEALQASGFRPSKPIGVVNFGDEEGARFGVACAGSRLITGAMTPARAAALRDADGTSIHEAMSRAGLDPEHLGRDEETLRRIGAFVELHVEQGKALATDEYDAAVGVGTAIWPHGRWRFDFAGQANHAGTTRLVDRDDPMLSYASTVTAARSIAASHEAVATFGKLLVEPNGVNAIPSLVRAWLDSRAPSEDSVRGTLDDLVRHAEQLGASVTEESWTGNTAFDVPLAQRLSEILGGAPLLGTGAGHDAGILATAGVTTGMLFVRNPTGISHSPAEFAPEADCLAGVEALTTVLRELAA, encoded by the coding sequence GTGAGTTTCGCACGTCGCTGGGCCGAGCTGGACCCTGTCGGACGCGCCGCGTCCGGTGGGTACCGGCGGTTCGCCTGGACCCGGGAGGACGCCACCCTGCGGGAGTGGTTCGCTTCTGAGGTCGGCGCGCTCGGGCTCGACCTCACGCTCGACCGGGCCGGCAACCAGTGGGCCTGGTGGGGTGACCCGGACGCCGCGCCGGGCATCGTCACCGGCAGCCATCTGGACTCGGTGCCGGACGGCGGCGCGTTCGACGGGCCGCTCGGGGTGGTCAGTGCTCTGACGGCCGTGGAAGCCTTGCAGGCCAGCGGTTTCCGGCCGTCGAAGCCGATCGGCGTGGTCAACTTCGGCGACGAGGAGGGCGCCCGGTTCGGGGTCGCCTGCGCCGGGTCGCGGTTGATCACCGGCGCCATGACGCCCGCCCGGGCGGCGGCGCTCCGCGACGCCGACGGAACGTCGATCCACGAGGCCATGTCCAGGGCGGGCCTTGACCCGGAGCACCTCGGACGGGACGAGGAGACCCTGCGCCGGATCGGGGCCTTCGTCGAGCTGCACGTGGAGCAGGGCAAGGCGCTGGCCACGGACGAGTACGACGCGGCGGTCGGCGTCGGCACCGCGATCTGGCCGCACGGGCGCTGGCGCTTCGACTTCGCCGGGCAGGCCAACCACGCCGGAACGACCCGGCTGGTCGACCGCGACGACCCGATGCTGTCGTACGCGTCCACCGTGACCGCGGCCCGTTCGATCGCCGCTTCTCACGAGGCGGTGGCCACCTTCGGCAAGCTGCTCGTGGAACCCAACGGGGTCAACGCCATTCCGTCGCTGGTGCGGGCCTGGCTGGACTCGCGGGCGCCGTCCGAGGACAGCGTCCGGGGCACGCTGGACGATCTGGTCAGACACGCAGAGCAGCTGGGTGCCAGCGTCACCGAAGAATCCTGGACGGGCAACACGGCCTTCGATGTTCCGCTGGCGCAGCGGTTGAGCGAGATTCTGGGCGGTGCACCGCTTCTGGGCACCGGCGCGGGTCACGACGCGGGCATCCTGGCCACGGCGGGCGTCACCACCGGCATGCTGTTCGTGCGCAACCCCACCGGTATCTCGCACTCCCCGGCCGAGTTCGCCCCCGAGGCGGACTGCCTGGCGGGCGTCGAGGCCCTCACCACCGTGCTGCGAGAGCTGGCCGCATGA